One Peterkaempfera bronchialis DNA window includes the following coding sequences:
- a CDS encoding SGNH/GDSL hydrolase family protein → MRPSRVASAVLAALVLSLATLFTAPTAVAAGGQYVALGDSYSAGVGAGSYLSSSGSCYRSTKSYPYLWNASHSPSSFSFVACSGATTADVLGSQLSALSSSTTLVSLSVGGNDAGFADVMTTCVLNSESTCLSAVSSARSYITGTLPGKLDSVYAAIRAKAPNARVVVLGYPHMYKIGGSCIIGIGDTKRSAINAAADDLATVTAKRAADAGFTFVDVRGVFTNHEICSGSSWLNSTTLPIYESYHPNSSGQASGYLPSFSGAA, encoded by the coding sequence GTGCGTCCGTCCCGTGTCGCGTCCGCCGTTCTGGCGGCTCTGGTCCTGTCATTGGCCACCCTCTTCACCGCCCCGACCGCCGTCGCCGCCGGCGGTCAGTACGTCGCCCTCGGAGACTCGTACTCCGCAGGCGTCGGCGCCGGAAGCTACCTCAGCTCCAGTGGGAGCTGCTACCGCAGCACCAAGTCCTACCCCTACCTGTGGAACGCCTCGCACTCCCCGTCGTCCTTCTCCTTCGTGGCCTGCTCCGGCGCCACCACCGCCGATGTGCTGGGCAGCCAGCTCTCCGCCCTCAGCTCCTCCACCACCCTGGTCTCCCTCTCGGTCGGCGGCAACGACGCCGGGTTCGCCGATGTGATGACGACCTGTGTGCTCAACTCCGAGAGCACCTGTCTCAGCGCGGTCTCCAGCGCCCGGAGCTACATCACCGGCACCCTGCCCGGCAAGCTGGACTCGGTCTACGCCGCCATCAGGGCCAAGGCGCCCAATGCGCGTGTGGTCGTGCTCGGCTACCCGCACATGTACAAGATCGGCGGTTCCTGCATCATCGGGATCGGCGACACCAAGCGCAGCGCCATCAACGCCGCCGCCGACGACCTGGCCACCGTGACCGCCAAGCGGGCCGCCGACGCCGGCTTCACCTTCGTGGACGTCCGGGGGGTCTTCACCAACCACGAGATCTGCTCGGGCTCCTCGTGGCTCAACAGCACCACCCTGCCGATCTACGAGAGCTACCACCCCAACAGTTCTGGGCAGGCCTCCGGGTACCTGCCGTCCTTCTCCGGCGCGGCCTGA
- a CDS encoding nitrate- and nitrite sensing domain-containing protein, whose product MRFRSRSIRAKIIALLLVPIVALVGLWGFSTFTAIGRMWSLAQLSDNVDRFGGPVVDLGTAVQDERRAMVEHLVSPKSQIAAVALRRAESETDRRAAELRRQAAGKHAGDLDGLLRDRLTSVLDATDRLATLRKDASDGVLPWDEVLDRYNKVVEPTFRFRTAFGSAATGQAAREATVLSEITRAREYLSQEDAAMAGLRGSARPTDLQYRLVDHTIQAHELLFSLYRSELVAEDRELYDDFFAGTHWTTLHVYETLFLAKGGRGKSAVSAADWNTATRHVLKDLAEINLKLTENSNHRADAAIWSDIRQGVITGSAGLIAVVISVLVSVRIGRSLLRELVLLRNAAQEMAGVRLPKVMRLLRRGEQVDIATETPPLSLGGTQEINQVGRAFDAVQRTAVEAAVEQAELRRGVSAVFVNLARRNQVLLHRQLTLLDSMERRTDDPTELEGLFQLDHLTTRMRRHAEGLIILSGGSPGRNWRRPVRMVDVVRAAVGEVEDYARVTVRQFPSTALVGQAVADVTHLIAELVENATLYSPPHTQVTVHGEIVGNGFALEVDDRGLGMGAEVMAEANLRLAEEQEFDLADTDRLGLFVVSRLARRHGIKVSLRLSPYGGTTAVVLIPRQLLAEAPAGPADGADGVPDSLPEGRRMRRELLAVPAPEPELAVLGRSAPGGPGGDGHAPAPDEDDHVGPRPADTEPAPTPGGLPRRRTSTKLTRLVERPEPVVERPEPVAAVPDRAPAPSGAAPAGLPRRVRQANLAPQLRDVPEEPTGPAAAARERSPEEARATLASFQRGLSRGRGDSRTPRSLVPPDRHQDRRMTNPGDTAPDASVEGNGR is encoded by the coding sequence ATGCGCTTCCGCAGCAGATCGATCCGCGCGAAGATCATCGCGTTGCTCCTGGTGCCCATTGTGGCGCTGGTCGGGCTCTGGGGGTTCTCCACCTTCACGGCCATCGGCCGGATGTGGAGCCTCGCCCAGCTGTCGGACAATGTCGACCGCTTCGGAGGTCCGGTGGTCGACCTCGGGACGGCCGTCCAGGACGAACGCCGCGCCATGGTGGAGCACCTGGTCTCCCCCAAATCCCAGATCGCCGCGGTGGCCCTGCGCCGCGCCGAGAGCGAGACCGACCGCCGCGCCGCGGAGCTGCGCCGGCAGGCGGCCGGCAAGCACGCCGGCGACCTCGACGGGCTGCTGCGCGACCGGCTGACCTCCGTACTGGACGCCACCGACCGGCTGGCCACGCTCCGCAAGGACGCCTCGGACGGCGTCCTCCCGTGGGACGAGGTGCTGGACCGGTACAACAAGGTCGTCGAGCCGACGTTCCGCTTCCGCACCGCCTTCGGCAGCGCGGCGACCGGCCAGGCCGCCCGTGAGGCCACCGTCCTGTCCGAGATCACCCGCGCCCGCGAGTACCTCTCCCAGGAGGACGCAGCCATGGCCGGGCTGCGCGGCTCCGCCCGGCCGACGGACCTCCAGTACCGCCTGGTGGACCACACCATCCAGGCCCATGAGCTGCTCTTCAGCCTGTACCGCTCGGAGCTGGTCGCCGAGGACCGCGAGCTGTACGACGACTTCTTCGCCGGCACCCACTGGACCACCCTGCACGTCTACGAGACGCTCTTCCTGGCCAAGGGCGGCCGGGGCAAGAGCGCCGTCAGCGCCGCCGACTGGAACACCGCCACCCGGCACGTCCTCAAGGACCTCGCCGAGATCAACCTCAAGCTGACCGAGAACTCCAACCACCGTGCCGACGCAGCCATCTGGTCGGACATCCGGCAGGGCGTCATCACCGGCTCCGCCGGTCTGATCGCCGTCGTCATCTCGGTGCTGGTCTCGGTGCGCATCGGCCGCTCGCTCCTCCGTGAACTGGTGCTGCTGCGCAACGCCGCCCAGGAGATGGCCGGCGTCCGGCTGCCCAAGGTGATGCGGCTGCTGCGGCGCGGCGAGCAGGTGGACATCGCCACCGAGACCCCGCCGCTGAGCCTCGGCGGTACCCAGGAGATCAACCAGGTCGGCCGCGCCTTCGACGCCGTGCAGCGCACCGCCGTCGAGGCCGCCGTCGAGCAGGCCGAGCTGCGCCGGGGCGTCTCCGCCGTCTTCGTCAACCTGGCCCGCCGCAACCAGGTGCTGCTGCACCGCCAGCTCACCCTGCTGGACTCCATGGAGCGCCGCACCGACGACCCGACCGAGCTGGAGGGCCTCTTCCAGCTGGACCACCTGACGACCCGGATGCGCCGCCACGCCGAGGGCCTGATCATCCTCTCCGGCGGCTCGCCCGGCCGGAACTGGCGCCGCCCGGTGCGCATGGTGGACGTGGTCCGCGCGGCCGTGGGCGAGGTCGAGGACTACGCCCGGGTCACCGTCCGGCAGTTCCCCTCCACCGCACTGGTCGGCCAGGCGGTCGCGGACGTCACCCACCTGATCGCCGAACTGGTCGAGAATGCCACCCTCTACTCCCCGCCGCACACCCAGGTCACCGTGCACGGCGAGATCGTCGGCAACGGCTTCGCGCTGGAGGTCGACGACCGGGGGCTGGGCATGGGCGCCGAGGTGATGGCCGAGGCCAACCTGCGGCTCGCCGAGGAGCAGGAGTTCGACCTCGCCGACACCGACCGGCTCGGCCTCTTCGTGGTGAGCCGCCTCGCCCGCCGGCACGGCATCAAGGTCTCGCTGCGGCTCTCCCCGTACGGCGGCACCACCGCCGTGGTGCTGATCCCCCGCCAGCTGCTGGCGGAGGCGCCCGCCGGGCCCGCCGACGGGGCCGACGGCGTCCCGGACTCCCTCCCCGAGGGCCGCCGGATGCGCCGCGAGCTGCTCGCGGTGCCGGCGCCCGAACCCGAGCTCGCCGTCCTCGGACGATCGGCCCCCGGCGGGCCCGGCGGCGACGGCCATGCCCCGGCGCCCGACGAGGACGACCACGTCGGTCCGCGCCCGGCCGACACCGAACCCGCCCCCACCCCCGGCGGCCTGCCCCGGCGGCGGACCTCCACCAAGCTCACCCGGCTGGTCGAGCGCCCCGAGCCCGTGGTCGAGCGCCCCGAGCCGGTGGCCGCCGTCCCGGACAGGGCGCCGGCGCCCTCCGGAGCCGCCCCGGCGGGGCTGCCCCGGCGGGTCCGGCAGGCCAACCTCGCACCTCAGCTGCGCGATGTCCCCGAGGAGCCGACCGGGCCGGCCGCGGCCGCCCGCGAACGCTCCCCGGAGGAGGCCAGGGCCACCCTGGCATCGTTCCAACGCGGCCTGAGCCGGGGCCGGGGCGACTCCCGGACCCCGCGAAGCCTGGTGCCGCCCGACCGGCACCAGGACCGAAGAATGACAAACCCTGGTGATACCGCACCAGACGCTTCAGTGGAAGGAAACGGTCGATGA
- a CDS encoding acetyl-CoA carboxylase carboxyltransferase subunit beta produces MDSGARSRRFIDALADAGSWRSWDEPVTWLPADPDYRADLLRARERTGLDESVVTGECAVHGRRTALVACEFGFLAGSIGVAAGERLVRAVERATRERLPLLASPASGGTRMQEGTVAFLQMVKAAGAIADHKAAGLPYLVYLRHPTTGGVLASWGSLGHLTAAEPGALIGFLGPRVYEALNGEPFPPGVQTAENLLAHGLVDAVLEPERLAGVVARALRVLDARNGRAVARRPGAGPRRRRRGRRRPLRSRSGGRGGRSGRGCGRCWTLPPRTSPG; encoded by the coding sequence TTGGACAGTGGAGCCCGCTCGCGCCGCTTCATCGACGCCCTGGCGGACGCCGGAAGCTGGCGCAGCTGGGACGAGCCGGTGACCTGGCTGCCCGCCGACCCGGACTACCGGGCGGATCTGCTGCGGGCCCGGGAGCGTACCGGGCTGGATGAGTCGGTGGTCACCGGGGAGTGCGCCGTCCATGGACGGCGCACGGCCCTGGTGGCCTGCGAGTTCGGCTTTCTGGCCGGGTCGATCGGCGTGGCGGCGGGCGAGCGGCTGGTACGGGCCGTGGAGCGGGCCACCCGTGAGCGGCTGCCGCTGCTCGCCTCGCCGGCCTCCGGCGGCACCCGGATGCAGGAGGGCACCGTCGCCTTCCTCCAGATGGTCAAGGCGGCCGGTGCCATCGCCGACCACAAGGCCGCGGGCCTGCCCTACCTGGTCTATCTGCGCCACCCCACCACGGGCGGGGTGCTCGCCTCCTGGGGGTCGCTGGGGCATCTCACGGCGGCCGAGCCCGGGGCGCTGATCGGCTTCCTGGGGCCACGGGTGTACGAGGCGCTGAACGGCGAGCCGTTCCCGCCCGGGGTGCAGACCGCCGAGAACCTGCTGGCCCACGGCCTGGTCGACGCGGTCCTGGAGCCCGAGCGGCTGGCCGGGGTGGTGGCCCGGGCGCTGCGGGTGCTGGACGCCCGCAACGGCCGGGCGGTGGCGAGGCGGCCGGGGGCGGGCCCCCGGAGGCGGCGGCGGGGGAGGCGCCGTCCGCTGCGGAGTCGATCCGGCGGTCGCGGCGGCCGGAGCGGCCGGGGCTGCGGGCGCTGCTGGACACTGCCGCCGAGGACCTCACCCGGCTGA
- a CDS encoding DUF742 domain-containing protein → MAGPFEQAQPDPASGHDVASPGSWDLQWYDDDAGPVVRPYAMTRGRTRPTGDSFFDLVSVVSTVDRAEEPDPEAERGPVLDPEHHAILEMCRCEPLTVAEIGSATGLPVGVVRVLLGDLDETGRIRVTRPVPPAQLPDERILREVINGLRAL, encoded by the coding sequence ATGGCCGGCCCCTTCGAACAGGCGCAGCCCGATCCGGCCTCGGGCCACGATGTCGCGTCGCCGGGCTCCTGGGACCTCCAGTGGTACGACGACGACGCCGGGCCGGTGGTGCGCCCGTACGCGATGACCCGAGGCCGCACCCGGCCCACCGGCGACAGCTTCTTCGACCTGGTCTCGGTGGTCAGCACCGTGGACCGGGCCGAGGAGCCCGACCCGGAGGCGGAGCGCGGACCGGTCCTCGACCCGGAGCACCACGCCATCCTGGAGATGTGCCGCTGCGAGCCGCTCACCGTGGCCGAGATCGGCTCCGCGACCGGACTGCCGGTGGGCGTGGTACGCGTGCTGCTCGGCGACCTCGACGAGACCGGCCGCATCCGGGTCACCCGCCCGGTTCCGCCCGCCCAGCTCCCCGACGAACGCATCCTGAGAGAAGTGATCAATGGCCTCCGCGCCCTCTGA
- a CDS encoding GTP-binding protein, producing MASAPSDRGTGVPDAPPIALKILIAGGFGVGKTTLVGAVSEIKPLRTEEMLTEAGRPVDDTTGVEGKSTTTVAMDFGRIDIRAGLAVYLFGTPGQDRFWFVWDELAVGALGAVVLADTRRLEDSFPSVDFFERRGIPFVVGVNCFDGSPRHPAEEVRAALDLDPRVPVLLCDARSRENGKELLVKLVEHAQASWSADSAPQPARV from the coding sequence ATGGCCTCCGCGCCCTCTGACCGCGGGACCGGAGTACCGGACGCCCCGCCGATCGCCCTGAAGATCCTGATCGCCGGGGGCTTCGGCGTCGGGAAGACCACCCTGGTGGGCGCGGTCAGCGAGATCAAGCCGCTGCGCACCGAGGAGATGCTCACCGAGGCCGGCCGCCCGGTGGACGACACCACCGGTGTGGAGGGCAAGTCCACCACCACCGTCGCCATGGACTTCGGCCGGATCGACATCCGCGCCGGACTGGCGGTGTACCTCTTCGGCACCCCCGGCCAGGACCGCTTCTGGTTCGTCTGGGACGAGCTGGCGGTGGGCGCGCTGGGCGCCGTCGTCCTCGCCGACACCCGCCGGCTGGAGGACTCCTTCCCCTCGGTGGACTTCTTCGAGCGCCGGGGCATCCCCTTCGTGGTCGGTGTCAACTGCTTCGACGGCAGCCCCCGCCACCCCGCCGAGGAGGTGCGGGCCGCCCTGGACCTCGACCCCCGGGTGCCGGTGCTGCTCTGCGACGCCCGCAGCCGGGAGAACGGCAAGGAACTGCTGGTCAAGCTGGTGGAGCACGCCCAGGCCAGCTGGTCCGCCGACTCCGCGCCGCAGCCCGCCCGGGTGTGA
- a CDS encoding exonuclease SbcCD subunit D has product MRLLHTSDWHLGRSFHRESLLGAQRAFLDHLVETVRTERVDAVLVAGDVYDRALPSLDAVALFDDVLHRLADLAVPAVFISGNHDSARRLGVAAGLIGRAGIHLRTDPAGCATPVLLADEHGPVALYGLPYLEPALVRADLGLDRGGHAAVLGAAMERVRADLADRPAGTRSVVLAHAFVTGGQPCDSERDITVGGVASVPASVFDGVDYTALGHLHGCQTLTPRLRYSGSPLAYSFSEARQRKTMWLVELGADGSVAAERVDCPVPRPLYCLRGRLADLLADPDLDAHQDSWIQVTLTDPGRPADPMERLRRRFPHTLQLLFDPDERPEDGLPSYGARVRGRADLEVAEGFVQHVRPGTELHPAESRWLREAFEAVREDAR; this is encoded by the coding sequence ATGCGCCTGCTGCACACCTCCGACTGGCACCTCGGCCGGTCCTTCCACCGGGAGAGCCTGCTCGGGGCCCAACGCGCCTTCCTGGACCACCTGGTGGAGACGGTCCGGACCGAGCGGGTGGACGCCGTGCTGGTCGCCGGGGACGTCTACGACCGGGCGCTGCCCTCACTGGACGCGGTGGCGCTCTTCGACGACGTCCTGCACCGGCTGGCCGACCTCGCCGTACCGGCGGTCTTCATCAGCGGCAACCACGACTCCGCCCGCCGCCTCGGCGTGGCCGCCGGACTGATCGGCCGGGCCGGCATCCATCTGCGCACCGACCCGGCCGGCTGCGCCACCCCGGTCCTGCTGGCCGACGAGCACGGCCCGGTGGCGCTCTACGGCCTGCCGTACCTGGAACCCGCCCTGGTCCGCGCCGACCTCGGGCTCGATCGCGGCGGGCACGCCGCCGTCCTGGGCGCCGCCATGGAGCGGGTCCGCGCCGACCTGGCCGACCGCCCCGCCGGCACCCGCTCCGTGGTACTGGCGCACGCCTTCGTCACCGGCGGGCAGCCCTGCGACAGCGAGCGCGACATCACCGTCGGCGGAGTGGCGAGCGTCCCCGCCTCCGTCTTCGACGGCGTCGACTACACCGCGCTCGGCCATCTGCACGGCTGCCAGACCCTCACCCCCCGGCTGCGCTACAGCGGCTCCCCCCTCGCCTACTCCTTCTCCGAAGCCCGCCAGCGCAAGACCATGTGGCTGGTGGAGCTCGGCGCCGACGGCTCGGTGGCCGCCGAGCGGGTCGACTGCCCGGTCCCCCGCCCCCTCTACTGCCTGCGCGGCCGTCTGGCCGACCTGCTCGCCGACCCCGACCTGGACGCCCACCAGGACTCCTGGATACAGGTCACCCTCACCGACCCGGGCCGCCCCGCCGACCCCATGGAACGGCTCCGGCGCCGCTTCCCGCACACCCTCCAACTGCTCTTCGACCCCGACGAGCGGCCCGAGGACGGCCTCCCCTCCTACGGCGCACGGGTGCGCGGCCGGGCCGACCTGGAGGTCGCCGAGGGCTTCGTCCAGCACGTACGGCCCGGCACCGAACTCCACCCCGCCGAGAGCCGCTGGCTGCGCGAGGCGTTCGAAGCCGTCCGCGAGGACGCCCGATGA
- a CDS encoding undecaprenyl-diphosphate phosphatase: MSAISVGQAVILGVVEGVTEFLPVSSTGHLKITEGLMGIPVNDASVVAFTAVIQVGAIGAVLVYFFRDIVRFATAWGRGIAHRELRQEHDYRFAWWVIWATVPIVVVGLAAKPLIESSLASLWVVAGSLIGGSAVMWVAEQMARFKRGEQDVTFKDAMWVGSSQILALLFPGFSRSGATISTALIRDLDRVAATRLSFFLGLPALTGAGLYELKDALGAGVSAAPLAVGTVVSFVVAYASIAWLLKFVAKHSFNVFVVYRIVVGLLLFGLLTTNVLTA, translated from the coding sequence GTGAGCGCGATCAGTGTCGGCCAGGCCGTCATTCTGGGAGTGGTGGAGGGAGTGACCGAGTTCCTCCCGGTCTCCTCCACTGGCCACCTCAAGATCACCGAAGGTCTGATGGGCATCCCGGTGAACGACGCCTCGGTGGTCGCCTTCACCGCCGTGATCCAGGTCGGCGCGATCGGGGCGGTCCTGGTCTACTTCTTCCGCGACATCGTGCGGTTCGCCACCGCCTGGGGCCGCGGCATCGCCCACCGCGAGCTGCGGCAGGAGCACGACTACCGGTTCGCCTGGTGGGTGATCTGGGCCACCGTCCCGATCGTGGTGGTCGGCCTGGCCGCCAAGCCGCTGATCGAAAGCTCGCTGGCGTCGCTCTGGGTGGTGGCCGGATCGCTGATCGGCGGCAGCGCCGTGATGTGGGTGGCCGAGCAGATGGCCCGCTTCAAGCGCGGCGAGCAGGACGTCACCTTCAAGGACGCCATGTGGGTCGGCAGCTCGCAGATCCTGGCGCTGCTCTTCCCCGGCTTCTCCCGCTCCGGCGCCACCATCTCCACCGCGCTCATCCGCGACCTGGACCGGGTCGCCGCCACCCGGCTCTCCTTCTTCCTGGGCCTGCCGGCGCTGACCGGCGCCGGACTGTACGAGCTCAAGGACGCCCTCGGCGCCGGGGTGAGCGCCGCGCCGCTGGCGGTGGGGACGGTGGTCTCCTTCGTGGTCGCCTACGCCTCCATCGCGTGGCTGCTGAAGTTCGTCGCCAAGCACTCCTTCAATGTCTTCGTGGTCTACCGGATCGTCGTCGGCCTGCTGCTCTTCGGGCTGCTCACCACCAATGTGCTGACCGCCTGA
- a CDS encoding roadblock/LC7 domain-containing protein, translating to MTAATPSGDLNWLLDDLVSRVAEIRHAVVLSSDGLATGASGALGREDAEHLAAVASGFHSLAKGAGRHFRAGAVRQTMVELDQAFLFVTAAGDGSCLAVLSDAEADVGLIAYEMALLVKRVGEHLGTEPRADAAATARG from the coding sequence ATGACCGCAGCGACACCGTCCGGCGACCTCAACTGGCTCCTGGACGACCTGGTGAGCCGGGTCGCCGAGATCCGGCACGCGGTCGTCCTCAGCAGCGACGGCCTGGCCACCGGTGCCTCCGGAGCACTCGGACGCGAGGACGCCGAACACCTAGCCGCCGTGGCCTCCGGCTTCCACAGCCTCGCCAAGGGAGCCGGACGCCACTTCAGGGCCGGAGCCGTCCGGCAGACCATGGTCGAGCTCGACCAGGCGTTCCTCTTCGTCACCGCCGCCGGCGACGGCAGCTGCCTGGCCGTGCTCAGCGACGCCGAGGCCGACGTGGGCCTGATCGCCTACGAGATGGCCCTGCTGGTCAAGCGGGTCGGCGAGCACCTGGGCACCGAACCCAGGGCCGACGCCGCCGCCACCGCCAGGGGGTGA
- a CDS encoding carboxyl transferase domain-containing protein — translation MDTAAEDLTRLSGTGAGERDQGLELALARFGAEPCVVVGHDREARSRSGPFGPAGLREARRGMRIAAELRLPLVTVVDTPGAALSPAAEQGGLAGEIARCLAELTTLPSPTVCLLLGEGAGGGALALFPADRVVAARHGWLSPLPPEGASAILYRTTDRAAEVARRQGVRSRDLLAAGIADRLVEECPDAADEPAAFLGRVGAVLEEELAGLADRDPQARLADRRARYRRLGLR, via the coding sequence CTGGACACTGCCGCCGAGGACCTCACCCGGCTGAGCGGTACCGGGGCGGGGGAGCGCGACCAGGGCCTGGAGCTGGCCCTGGCCCGGTTCGGGGCGGAGCCCTGCGTGGTCGTCGGCCATGACCGCGAGGCGCGCAGCCGCAGCGGGCCGTTCGGTCCGGCGGGGCTGCGCGAGGCCCGGCGGGGGATGCGGATCGCCGCCGAGCTGCGGCTGCCGCTGGTGACGGTCGTGGACACCCCCGGGGCCGCGCTGTCACCCGCCGCCGAGCAGGGCGGGCTGGCCGGGGAGATCGCCCGCTGCCTGGCGGAGCTCACCACCCTGCCGAGCCCCACCGTCTGCCTGCTGCTGGGGGAGGGGGCGGGCGGCGGCGCGCTGGCGCTCTTCCCGGCCGACCGGGTGGTCGCGGCGCGGCACGGCTGGCTCTCCCCGCTGCCGCCGGAGGGCGCTTCGGCGATCCTGTACCGGACCACCGACCGGGCGGCCGAGGTCGCCCGCCGTCAGGGGGTGCGGTCGCGCGACCTGCTGGCCGCCGGGATCGCCGACCGCCTGGTGGAGGAGTGCCCCGACGCGGCGGATGAGCCGGCGGCCTTCCTCGGCCGGGTCGGTGCGGTCCTGGAGGAGGAGCTGGCCGGGCTCGCCGACCGCGATCCGCAGGCCCGACTGGCCGACCGGCGGGCCCGATATCGCCGTCTGGGGCTGAGATAA